Proteins from a genomic interval of Acomys russatus chromosome 19, mAcoRus1.1, whole genome shotgun sequence:
- the Gltp gene encoding glycolipid transfer protein, with product MALLAEHLLKPLPADRQIETGPFLEAVAHLPPFFDCLGSPVFTPIKADISGNITKIKAVYDTDPAKFKTLQNILEVEKGLYGTEWPKVGATLALLWLKRGLRFIQVFLQSICDGERDENHPNLIRVNANKAYEMALKKYHGWLVQKIFKAALYAAPYKSDFLKALSKGQNVTEEECLEKIRLFLVNYTATIDAIYDMYTKMNAELDYTV from the exons CCCTTCCTGGAGGCGGTGGCCCATCTGCCGCCCTTCTTCG ATTGCCTGGGGTCCCCGGTGTTCACGCCCATCAAGGCAGACATCAGTGGGAACATCACA AAGATCAAAGCCGTGTACGACACCGACCCAGCCAAGTTCAAGACCCTGCAAAACATCCTGGAGGTGGAGAAGGGGTTGTATGGAACGGAGTGGCCCAAAGTGGGGGCCACATTGGCGCTGCTGTGGCTGAAAAG GGGCCTGCGCTTCATCCAGGTGTTCCTGCAGAGCATCTGCGACGGGGAGCGGGACGAGAACCACCCGAACCTCATCCGAGTGAACGCCAACAAGGCCTATGAGATGGCACTGAAAAAGTACCATGGCTGGCTGGTGCAGAAAATCTTCAAG GCAGCCCTGTATGCAGCACCCTACAAGTCTGACTTCCTAAAGGCGCTCTCTAAGGGGCAGAACGTGACAGAGGAGGAGTGCCTGGAGAAGATCCGCCTCTTCCTGGTCAACTACACGGCCACCATCGACGCCATCTATGACATGTACACCAAGATGAACGCAGAGCTTGACTACACGGTGTAG